CTGTTGCGCGTGGAGGGGGATTTCATGCGCGATAAGAAGATGCCCGAGCTGGACGAGGCCCTCTTTTTCTCGATGGACGAGAAGGGCAACCAGGTGCAGCTCTCGGACAAGGGCATCGACCGGCTGAGCCCCGACGATCCCCAGATGTTCGTCATCCCCGATCTGTCGACCGAGATCGACAAGGTGCAGCAGGACGCTGCGCTCAGCCAGGTGCAGAAACACGAGCGCGTCCAGCGCATCGAGCGCGACTACCTGGACAAGAGCGACCGCATCCACACGATCCACCAGCTCCTGAAAGCCTATGCCCTGTTCGAGAAGGACGTGGACTACGTGGTGCAGGAGGACAAGGTGCTGATCGTGGATGAGTTCACCGGCCGCCTGATGCCGGGCCGCCGGTTCTCGGACGGGCTGCACCAGGCCCTGGAGGCCAAAGAGAGCGTCAAGATCGAGGGCGAGACCCAGACCCTGGCCACAATCACCCTGCAGAACTATTTCCGCCTGTACGACAAGCTGGCCGGCATGACCGGCACGGCCGAGACCGAGGCCAACGAGTTCTGGCAGATCTACAAGCTGGACGTGGTGGTGATCCCGACCAACCGCCCGATCGTGCGCAATGACATGGACGACGTGATATTCCGCACCCGGCGCGAGAAATTCAACGCCATCATCGACGAGATAGTCTCCCTGAACGAGAAGACCCGCCCGGTGCTCGTGGGCACGGTGAGCGTGGAGATTTCGGAAACTCTCAGCCGGATGCTCAAGCGCCGCGGGGTGAAGCACCACGTGCTCAACGCCAAGTACCACCAGCAGGAGGCCGAGATCGTGGCCCGGGCCGGACAGCCCAGCGCGGTGACAATCGCCACCAACATGGCCGGCCGCGGCACGGATATCAAGCTGGGGCCCGGGGTGCGTGAGGTGGGCGGCCTGGCGATCCTGGGCACCGAGCGCCACGAGGCGCGCCGCATCGACTTGCAGTTGCGCGGCCGCAGCGGCCGTCAGGGCGACCCCGGCAGCTCGGATTTCTTCCTCTCGCTGGAAGACGACCTGATGCGCCTGTTCGGCAGCGACCGTATCAGCGGCATCATGGACCGCCTGGGCCTCAAGGAGGGCGAGGTCATCACCCATCCGCTGGTCTCGCGCTCCATCGAGCGGGCGCAGAAGAAGGTGGAGGGCAACAACTTCCAGATCAGAAAGCACCTGCTGGAATATGACGACGTGATGAACCAGCAGCGCGAGGTGATCTACGACCTGCGCCTGTTCGCCCTGGAGGGCAAGGAACTGGACGAGGAGTTCAAGAAGTTCCTGGACGATGCCGCCGGGGTCAAGCTGGACCAGCACATCCTGCCCGGCAGCCCGCCCGAGGAGTGGGACCTCAAGGGCCTCTCGGCCGACCTTCTGCGCACGTTCCTGCTCAGCGTGCCGTTGGAGAAAAAGGATCTGTCGGAACTGAACGCCGAGGACATCCGCGAGCAGGTGCTCGACCTGGTGAACCAGCTCTGGGAGATGAAAGGCCAGGAACTGGGCCCGGACCGCAAGACATTCCTGATGCAGCATATCCTGCTGCGCGTGCTGGATGAGAACTGGCGCGAGCACCTCTATTTCCTGGACTACCTGAAGAGCGGGATCAATTTCCGGGCTTACGGCCAGAAAGACCCGCTGGTCGAGTACAAGAAAGAGGCCTACACCGCCTTTGTCGAGATGATGGAGCGGATCAAGGTGGAGGTGGCCTCGCTGTTCTTCAAGGCGCAGTTCATCGAGGAGAGCGAGATCGACAAGCCGCGCCGTCCCGAGATGACCGCCGTGCACCACGCCACCATCTCGGCGTTCCAGGGGACGCAACCCACCCTGAGCGGGCCGGAGGAGCAGCCGCAGAAAGTGCAGACCGTGCGGCGCGACCAACCCAAAGTCGGACGCAACGACCCTTGCCCCTGCGGCAGCGGCAAGAAATTCAAGCACTGCCACGGACGGGATTCTGTCTGAGCCTGACCACGCCCGATACGGGCCTCACGCGCCGGAGGCGAGGATGGTCGAAATCAGGAAATCCGAGGGTGAGGTTATCCTCTCGCGGGACGAACTGCGCAAGGTGGAAAGCTTCCAGGCCGCTTTCGCCGCTATCTGGAACGAGATGCGCGATTCGGTCGAGGAGTTCGACAACATCATCCTGCGGCATTATTTCAACCGTGAAAACGGCTACCTGGAAGAGCAGCAGAACAACCTGCGCGAGATAGTGCTGCTGCAGGACCGCATGGAAGAGCTGGCCGCGCGTCTGGGCGGCTCGGCGGCCGAGCTCAAGGCTTTCATGAAATCCTTGCAGCAAGGGATGCACGGCGCCGCTCCGGCCGCCCCGCAGTCGCCCGGGCCCTCCGCTCGG
The DNA window shown above is from bacterium and carries:
- a CDS encoding SEC-C domain-containing protein; the protein is YAIVDEVDSVLIDEARTPLIISGPVHGTSDTFKQYRPMVDDLVRLQVKEVNSLLSEAARLLEEAEKETDGKQSDAKTYEAGIKLLQASRGMPKNKRLLKIMNEVGTKKLLLRVEGDFMRDKKMPELDEALFFSMDEKGNQVQLSDKGIDRLSPDDPQMFVIPDLSTEIDKVQQDAALSQVQKHERVQRIERDYLDKSDRIHTIHQLLKAYALFEKDVDYVVQEDKVLIVDEFTGRLMPGRRFSDGLHQALEAKESVKIEGETQTLATITLQNYFRLYDKLAGMTGTAETEANEFWQIYKLDVVVIPTNRPIVRNDMDDVIFRTRREKFNAIIDEIVSLNEKTRPVLVGTVSVEISETLSRMLKRRGVKHHVLNAKYHQQEAEIVARAGQPSAVTIATNMAGRGTDIKLGPGVREVGGLAILGTERHEARRIDLQLRGRSGRQGDPGSSDFFLSLEDDLMRLFGSDRISGIMDRLGLKEGEVITHPLVSRSIERAQKKVEGNNFQIRKHLLEYDDVMNQQREVIYDLRLFALEGKELDEEFKKFLDDAAGVKLDQHILPGSPPEEWDLKGLSADLLRTFLLSVPLEKKDLSELNAEDIREQVLDLVNQLWEMKGQELGPDRKTFLMQHILLRVLDENWREHLYFLDYLKSGINFRAYGQKDPLVEYKKEAYTAFVEMMERIKVEVASLFFKAQFIEESEIDKPRRPEMTAVHHATISAFQGTQPTLSGPEEQPQKVQTVRRDQPKVGRNDPCPCGSGKKFKHCHGRDSV